A single Crateriforma conspicua DNA region contains:
- the rplT gene encoding 50S ribosomal protein L20, giving the protein MRSTKGAARNKAKKRLFKRAKGYRGGRGNLTRTVKETLLRSGAYAFRDRRVRKREFRKLWIIRISAAVQQHDLRYSEFIHGLKKAGIELDRKSLSHMAIEDKAGFKDLCDKVKEVLAAA; this is encoded by the coding sequence ATGCGTTCAACCAAAGGCGCCGCGCGTAACAAAGCCAAGAAACGTTTGTTCAAGCGAGCCAAGGGGTATCGTGGCGGACGCGGAAATCTGACGCGTACCGTCAAGGAAACGTTGCTTCGCAGTGGTGCGTATGCTTTCCGCGATCGTCGTGTTCGCAAGCGTGAATTCCGCAAGCTGTGGATCATCCGGATCAGCGCCGCCGTGCAACAGCACGATCTGCGGTACAGCGAGTTCATTCACGGGCTGAAGAAGGCCGGGATCGAATTGGACCGCAAGTCCCTGTCGCACATGGCGATCGAGGACAAGGCCGGCTTTAAAGACTTGTGTGACAAGGTCAAAGAAGTTCTGGCAGCCGCCTGA
- a CDS encoding ferritin-like domain-containing protein, whose protein sequence is MDYAPVIEILNEILKHEWTGVAQYSQNSFIHEGPWREVYADKFLGDAKESFKHAQLIGDKIVALGGVPVATRNEIRQSKDLKEVLQYSLEFESKAVEMYTKALELADGDRALVVFLEDILLQEQEGVDEYSKLLRNTDAAQNVGIIEDDSKKKIG, encoded by the coding sequence ATGGATTATGCACCGGTCATTGAAATTCTGAACGAGATCCTGAAACACGAATGGACGGGGGTCGCCCAGTATTCGCAAAACAGCTTCATCCACGAAGGCCCGTGGCGTGAAGTCTACGCAGATAAGTTCTTGGGAGACGCCAAGGAATCCTTCAAACACGCGCAGTTGATCGGTGACAAGATCGTCGCGTTGGGCGGAGTCCCGGTTGCAACCCGCAATGAGATTCGTCAATCCAAGGATCTGAAGGAAGTCCTGCAGTACAGCCTGGAATTCGAATCCAAGGCGGTGGAGATGTACACCAAGGCGTTGGAACTGGCCGATGGCGATCGGGCACTGGTCGTCTTTCTGGAAGACATCTTGTTGCAGGAACAAGAAGGCGTCGACGAGTACAGCAAGCTGCTGCGGAACACCGACGCGGCCCAGAACGTCGGTATCATCGAAGACGATTCGAAGAAAAAGATCGGCTGA
- a CDS encoding efflux RND transporter permease subunit, with protein MKGVIRRAIENAPGMNVLMLALMLVGGACLVNMRREVFPEFELEIVLVQVPYPGATPKDTEEAICQKIEEAIRSIDGIKKVTSIAQEGSGSVLAELNSNVDDVQKVLAEIDREVNRIPSFPVLAEDPQIQQITFREAAIRIGIIGPDDRSIESELALRDIAEQVRDDVLMLPAVSSASIMGTKPFQIDVEIPEAQLRQYGLSLGQIASILRQRNVELPGGQLKSDGQEVLLRAKNKGRIGEEIGKLPLITQPGGVVLTVNDIGTVRDEFEDVTAGGEINGEPAMVVNVERTKSEDLLTLVDQVHEYVDQRQLPPGYRFAVWGDTSTDVRDRLSLLLRNGASGLCLVFLVLALFLELRLAFWVALGIPISILGAGAALSLGDQTLNMLSMFSFLVALGIVVDDAIVIGENIYAHRQMGKSFHDAAIDGTLEVFPSVAASIATTVIAFAPMFFVSGVMGKFMAVIPFAVIAMLIISLWESTFVLPSHLAHTHAGFFRLINVILYPIRPLGLALGWLSDRATESMDLFRRRVYMPVLAFGLRNPAIPIATAFAMFLVTAGMIRSGIVPSILFPKTDNNLLQGSLRFPDGTPATDSEEATNLMERSIREVSREIAIEKAAEKGTTPEELKAKAATDSTIHVSQWQGPVKLTYRELGTVTNTQNQTGGGGSGSHVGQVFVELYDTKYRETHSDDIIARWRRKVGEIAGVDRINFGTIGVGPGGKAIEFKVLAPSDDVEQLLAATEDLKVKLAEYNGVFDISDDNTPGKWEFQFKVKDTAKATGITATDLGETVRNTYFGAEAMRLQRGRHEVKLMVRYPEEERSSLVNFREIRVRGEDGQERPITELADIELRRGFSEINRVDQLRSITISADLDETVANADLIIGELKKSYIPQLIGRYPAISLRWEGQQEQSRESVGSLAVGFGVAIVCMYVLLVLQFRSYVQPLLILAIVPFGMIGAVWGHAFMGLPLTLFSMFGLVALSGVVVNDSIVLIDFINHRVRDGVPVMEALLESGSRRFRPIMLTSLTTIAGLIPLLMEKSFQAKLLIPMATSLAFGLMLATMLVLLLVPVLYLLYSRVGFFLVWITAKIGFGKDPDEEARAAGIASPA; from the coding sequence ATGAAAGGAGTGATTCGCAGGGCAATCGAAAATGCGCCGGGAATGAACGTCTTGATGCTGGCCTTGATGTTGGTCGGCGGCGCTTGTCTGGTGAACATGCGACGCGAAGTGTTCCCGGAATTCGAACTCGAAATCGTCCTGGTCCAAGTACCCTATCCCGGTGCGACGCCCAAGGACACCGAAGAAGCGATCTGTCAAAAGATCGAAGAAGCCATTCGATCGATCGACGGCATCAAAAAGGTCACCTCGATCGCTCAAGAAGGCAGCGGTTCGGTGCTGGCCGAATTGAATTCCAACGTCGACGACGTGCAAAAAGTGCTGGCGGAAATCGACCGCGAAGTCAACCGAATTCCCAGCTTTCCGGTTTTGGCCGAAGACCCACAAATCCAGCAGATCACGTTCCGCGAAGCGGCCATTCGCATCGGAATCATCGGCCCGGACGATCGATCCATCGAAAGCGAATTGGCGCTGCGTGACATTGCCGAACAAGTCCGCGACGACGTGTTGATGCTGCCGGCGGTGTCATCCGCTTCGATCATGGGCACCAAACCGTTTCAGATCGATGTTGAGATCCCCGAAGCCCAACTGAGGCAATACGGATTGTCACTGGGCCAGATCGCTTCGATCCTGCGACAGCGTAACGTCGAATTGCCCGGCGGCCAGTTGAAATCCGACGGCCAAGAGGTCTTGCTGCGTGCAAAGAACAAAGGACGGATCGGCGAAGAAATCGGCAAGTTGCCGCTGATCACCCAGCCCGGCGGTGTTGTGCTGACCGTCAACGACATCGGCACGGTTCGCGATGAGTTCGAAGACGTCACCGCGGGTGGCGAGATCAACGGCGAACCCGCGATGGTCGTCAACGTCGAGCGGACAAAATCGGAAGACCTTTTGACGCTTGTCGATCAAGTGCACGAGTACGTCGACCAGCGTCAACTGCCGCCCGGTTATCGGTTCGCGGTTTGGGGCGACACCAGCACCGACGTTCGCGACCGTCTGTCGTTGTTGTTGCGTAACGGTGCGTCGGGTTTGTGCCTGGTTTTCTTGGTGCTGGCGCTGTTTTTGGAATTACGTCTGGCGTTTTGGGTCGCCTTGGGAATTCCAATCTCGATTCTGGGTGCAGGTGCGGCGCTATCGCTGGGCGACCAGACGCTGAACATGCTCAGCATGTTTTCGTTCTTGGTGGCTCTTGGGATCGTCGTTGATGACGCGATCGTGATTGGCGAAAACATTTACGCCCATCGCCAGATGGGCAAATCGTTTCATGATGCCGCGATCGATGGCACATTGGAAGTTTTTCCCAGCGTCGCCGCGTCGATCGCCACGACGGTGATCGCTTTCGCACCGATGTTTTTCGTCAGCGGCGTGATGGGCAAATTCATGGCGGTGATCCCGTTTGCGGTGATCGCCATGCTGATCATCTCGCTTTGGGAAAGCACGTTTGTTCTGCCCAGCCACTTGGCACACACCCATGCCGGGTTTTTCCGCTTGATCAACGTGATCCTGTATCCCATTCGGCCGCTGGGTTTGGCGCTGGGCTGGTTGTCAGACCGTGCGACCGAGTCGATGGACCTGTTTCGGCGACGCGTCTATATGCCGGTACTGGCGTTCGGATTGCGTAATCCGGCGATCCCGATCGCCACGGCTTTTGCCATGTTCTTGGTCACCGCGGGGATGATCCGCAGCGGCATCGTCCCGTCGATTCTGTTCCCCAAAACGGACAACAATCTGTTGCAGGGTTCGTTGCGATTCCCCGACGGCACGCCGGCAACCGACAGCGAAGAAGCGACCAATTTGATGGAACGGTCGATCCGCGAAGTCAGCCGCGAAATCGCGATCGAAAAGGCAGCCGAAAAGGGCACGACGCCGGAAGAGCTGAAAGCCAAGGCCGCGACCGACAGCACCATCCACGTGTCCCAGTGGCAGGGTCCGGTCAAGTTGACGTATCGCGAACTGGGGACCGTCACCAACACGCAAAATCAAACCGGTGGCGGCGGCAGCGGCAGCCACGTCGGCCAAGTCTTTGTCGAACTTTATGACACCAAGTATCGCGAAACCCACAGCGATGACATCATCGCCCGCTGGCGACGCAAGGTCGGCGAAATCGCAGGCGTCGACCGTATCAACTTTGGCACCATCGGTGTGGGACCGGGCGGAAAAGCGATCGAGTTCAAAGTCTTGGCCCCCAGCGATGATGTCGAACAGTTGCTGGCCGCGACCGAGGATTTGAAAGTCAAGCTGGCCGAATACAACGGCGTCTTCGACATCAGCGACGACAACACGCCGGGCAAGTGGGAGTTCCAGTTCAAGGTCAAAGACACCGCGAAAGCGACCGGCATCACCGCGACCGACTTGGGCGAAACCGTTCGCAACACGTACTTTGGTGCAGAAGCAATGCGGCTGCAGCGTGGACGCCACGAAGTCAAATTGATGGTGCGATACCCCGAAGAAGAACGCAGCAGCCTGGTCAACTTCCGTGAAATTCGTGTCCGTGGTGAAGACGGCCAAGAACGACCGATCACCGAACTGGCCGACATCGAATTGCGACGTGGCTTTTCGGAAATCAACCGAGTCGATCAGTTGCGCAGCATCACGATTTCGGCCGACTTGGACGAAACCGTCGCCAACGCCGATTTGATCATCGGTGAACTGAAAAAGTCGTACATCCCGCAATTGATCGGACGCTATCCAGCGATCTCATTGCGTTGGGAGGGCCAACAGGAACAAAGCCGCGAATCGGTCGGCAGCCTGGCGGTCGGTTTCGGCGTCGCGATCGTGTGCATGTACGTGTTGTTGGTGTTGCAATTCCGCAGCTACGTTCAACCGCTGTTGATCCTGGCCATCGTCCCGTTTGGGATGATCGGTGCGGTTTGGGGGCACGCGTTCATGGGATTGCCGTTGACGTTGTTCAGCATGTTCGGCCTGGTCGCTTTGTCCGGTGTGGTGGTCAACGATTCGATCGTGCTGATCGACTTCATCAATCACCGTGTTCGCGATGGTGTCCCGGTGATGGAGGCCTTGTTGGAATCCGGCAGTCGACGGTTCCGGCCGATCATGCTGACCAGTCTGACCACCATCGCGGGGCTGATCCCGTTGCTGATGGAGAAATCATTCCAAGCCAAGCTGCTGATCCCGATGGCAACCAGCTTGGCCTTCGGGTTGATGCTGGCCACGATGCTGGTGCTGTTGCTTGTCCCGGTGTTGTACCTGCTATACTCGCGGGTTGGATTCTTCCTGGTTTGGATCACCGCCAAGATTGGTTTTGGTAAAGACCCGGATGAAGAAGCCCGCGCCGCGGGGATCGCATCGCCGGCCTAG
- the pheS gene encoding phenylalanine--tRNA ligase subunit alpha yields the protein MSLQQFVAALDDLADDAKRAFDAAADPDTLEEARIKFLGAKKGLLKSIQKQIGSVGKENMPTAGQRLNEVKSLIEQTFQATRDRLTGDAADGVDPTFDPTLPGIAPEIGHVHPITQTIDHLMEIMGRMGFEAAEGPEVEDPHHNFVALNIPEDHPARDPLDNFYLSVGDGQASRFVEGTRLLRSQTSTVQIRVMEQRQPPIRIISLGRVYRPDAPDATHFPMFHQMEGLMVDRNVTMANLKTVLRIFATNYLGDDVEIRFRPSFFPFTEPSVEVDFLWDGNWVEFGGAGMVDPNVFKAVGYDPEQVSGFAFGLGVERLCMRRHGITDIRDLYSGDLRFLRQF from the coding sequence ATGTCCCTGCAACAATTCGTCGCCGCGTTGGACGACTTGGCCGATGACGCCAAGCGCGCGTTCGATGCCGCCGCCGATCCGGACACTCTGGAAGAAGCCCGCATCAAATTCTTGGGTGCCAAGAAGGGCTTGTTGAAATCAATCCAGAAACAAATCGGGTCCGTCGGCAAAGAAAACATGCCGACCGCCGGCCAGCGTTTGAACGAAGTCAAATCGCTGATCGAGCAAACGTTCCAGGCCACCCGGGACCGATTGACCGGGGATGCCGCCGACGGCGTCGACCCGACCTTTGATCCCACCCTGCCCGGTATCGCACCGGAAATCGGGCACGTTCATCCGATCACCCAAACCATCGATCACTTGATGGAGATCATGGGTCGGATGGGCTTCGAAGCTGCCGAAGGCCCCGAAGTGGAAGATCCGCACCACAACTTTGTGGCGCTGAACATCCCCGAAGACCATCCGGCACGGGACCCGCTGGACAACTTCTATCTGTCCGTCGGTGATGGCCAGGCGTCGCGTTTTGTGGAAGGCACGCGGTTGCTGCGAAGCCAAACCAGCACGGTCCAGATCCGTGTGATGGAACAACGCCAACCGCCGATCCGGATCATCTCGCTCGGCCGGGTGTACCGTCCGGACGCCCCCGACGCGACCCACTTTCCGATGTTCCATCAGATGGAAGGTCTGATGGTGGACCGGAACGTGACGATGGCCAATCTGAAGACCGTGCTGCGGATCTTCGCGACCAACTACCTGGGCGATGACGTGGAAATTCGTTTCCGCCCCTCGTTCTTTCCATTCACCGAACCCAGCGTCGAAGTCGACTTCCTGTGGGACGGCAATTGGGTGGAATTCGGCGGTGCGGGAATGGTCGATCCGAACGTCTTCAAAGCGGTCGGCTACGACCCGGAACAGGTCAGCGGATTCGCATTCGGGCTGGGCGTCGAGCGACTGTGCATGCGTCGCCACGGCATCACCGACATCCGCGATCTATACAGTGGCGACCTGCGCTTCCTGCGCCAATTCTGA
- the rpmI gene encoding 50S ribosomal protein L35, protein MSKGKSKIKTHKGTKKRFRLSAKGKAMHRPSGTSHLAQGLSKKRRRNLRGTTAVDTCMEPTIHAALNGYSN, encoded by the coding sequence ATGTCCAAAGGTAAATCCAAGATCAAGACCCACAAAGGAACCAAAAAGCGGTTCCGTTTGTCCGCCAAAGGCAAGGCGATGCACCGTCCGTCGGGCACCAGCCACCTGGCACAGGGGTTGAGCAAGAAACGTCGCCGTAACCTGCGTGGCACGACTGCCGTCGACACCTGCATGGAGCCGACGATCCACGCCGCTTTGAACGGATACAGCAACTAA
- a CDS encoding O-antigen ligase family protein, with the protein MMTAETAFFVMLAICLGVAAWAGQRQGKAQALGVAMACSLLSASWLEINLAGLPINVATAVAVIGLIAYCVHSGDRFLSPITLLDALMIALVIWHVVADTVHGAPPLMTAAAAYGEWGLPYAAGRFASMHRSSLRNLSPWFAGVAIVLATATVLEALTNINVWETLIAPRDDRVDFARRLRYGIAYRANGPTRHCIFLGVVLLTLVPWAASLLDRFQSSTDSDRNKRVAGALTLIALFLGIVATMSRGPILASVVVAVIVASMANRIVRYVALAGLCVVVAAAVIAPERVMRGLESRPDQPVESRIVVLDESEEAVIQSSARNRWLVMKIYGPLVIKGGLMGYGTEDSSGFPPRNLPGLTTDPDVLRQIGIVDNTFIGMGLRFGLIGVVLLVLLFVVAAATAQRISGDASTYFFPNTALTFWTIAAVVVGLALQLCTVYFDRDHGFWVLFLLGVISGLSVATKTLDDV; encoded by the coding sequence ATGATGACCGCGGAAACAGCATTCTTCGTCATGCTGGCGATCTGTCTGGGCGTGGCGGCCTGGGCTGGACAACGGCAGGGCAAGGCCCAGGCACTGGGCGTCGCGATGGCGTGCAGTCTGCTGTCGGCCAGTTGGCTTGAAATCAACTTGGCCGGTCTTCCGATCAACGTGGCAACCGCCGTCGCGGTGATCGGATTGATCGCGTACTGCGTGCACAGCGGCGACCGATTCCTATCGCCCATCACATTGCTGGATGCACTGATGATCGCTTTGGTGATCTGGCACGTCGTTGCCGATACGGTCCACGGTGCACCACCGCTGATGACCGCCGCTGCGGCCTATGGTGAATGGGGGCTGCCCTATGCCGCCGGCCGTTTCGCATCGATGCACCGGAGCAGTCTGCGGAACCTGTCGCCCTGGTTCGCCGGCGTCGCGATTGTCTTGGCGACCGCGACCGTGCTTGAAGCCTTGACGAATATCAACGTCTGGGAAACGTTGATTGCACCGCGAGACGATCGCGTCGACTTTGCACGGCGGCTGCGGTACGGGATTGCCTATCGTGCCAACGGGCCGACGCGTCACTGTATCTTCCTGGGCGTGGTCTTGTTGACGTTGGTTCCTTGGGCCGCTTCGTTGCTGGATCGCTTTCAAAGTTCAACCGATTCGGATCGGAACAAGCGTGTCGCAGGTGCGCTGACGCTGATCGCTCTGTTTTTGGGGATCGTGGCAACGATGTCACGAGGCCCAATTTTGGCGTCGGTGGTGGTCGCCGTGATCGTCGCATCGATGGCGAATCGAATTGTTCGCTACGTGGCCTTGGCCGGTTTGTGTGTTGTCGTTGCCGCCGCGGTGATCGCCCCCGAACGCGTCATGCGGGGCTTGGAAAGCCGCCCGGATCAACCGGTTGAATCTCGCATCGTTGTCTTGGACGAAAGCGAAGAAGCCGTCATTCAAAGCTCCGCACGAAATCGCTGGCTGGTGATGAAGATTTACGGCCCATTGGTGATCAAAGGCGGCTTGATGGGTTACGGCACCGAAGACAGCTCGGGGTTTCCACCACGAAACTTGCCGGGGCTGACCACTGACCCTGACGTGTTGCGACAGATCGGCATCGTCGACAATACGTTCATCGGAATGGGGTTGCGGTTTGGTCTTATCGGTGTGGTGTTGCTGGTCTTGTTGTTCGTCGTGGCCGCGGCAACAGCGCAGCGGATTTCAGGCGACGCTTCGACATACTTTTTTCCCAATACGGCACTGACGTTCTGGACGATCGCAGCGGTGGTGGTCGGGTTGGCGTTGCAGTTGTGCACCGTCTACTTCGATCGTGACCACGGGTTCTGGGTGCTGTTCCTGCTGGGCGTCATCAGTGGGCTGTCAGTCGCCACCAAAACGCTGGACGACGTGTAG
- a CDS encoding CRTAC1 family protein → MNSSLRRITGLWAALTCGLVLLGCQGDRDGINDSDSSGSQAAAPQAPSATDDTSTSIDEMRQLVASEQYDQAETLVTDVLIRRGDDPAVVEVCGDVAAGRNAHQDAIDRYQLAVDLTANSGDSPSAELLDKLARQWMNAGRPFESLEILERLVRQYPARDQSRTDLAGLQLALGLENRAEPHLRYLIQRGVGAMGELIVLTDITRPQSDRAICEFALQQNPGDLRPRYSLVRHDVYEGRWAQSLDDLRSVWQQHPEFPEASAYYGRALIETTEPQSGDTSPIAQWEQAVTPETKRLSAYWMAVGRWAEKNRRVKASAVAFWNAARLNENDGEALGKLSGALAELGRGDQAAEVAGRAADINAMRDAVEALFSWKKHSQRASVMIVRSMDRLGRAWEAASWARLATMMQQDPDPSAMEVFQRIRAGMTATTPWQDPTKLVARKIDLSSIAADLSNERRTSPAEVDVNTTGPPIRFVDQAAERGLDYVCDIGPAENGEAGLYIYQSGGGGAGVIDYDLDGCPDLMLTSCGGTPRKADSTTNRLFRNVDGRFVDVTEASGTGDAFFSQGVAVGDIDSDGFPDLIVANFGRNQLLRNNGDGTFRDVTRQFGFGGNQWTTSLAIADIDGDALADVFEVNYIGGDDVIDRKCMREGTNQHRSCAPLVFPGEADRFWRGTGTNRLADTTVTAMDVNQTGGGPGRGLGLVVGDLDRQGGMDVYVANDMSANHFWTTVQTPASPEGSPTVLREQGALAGVAFDGRSLSQASMGIAADDADNDGDIDLYVTHFTDDYNTFYSQVSGGLWADRTEGLGLVKPTMAMLGFGTQWIDADNDGWLELVVANGNVDDFSHSGHAYRMPMQLFRRDPSGRYRAESSDQLGPAMSAERLGRALATLDVDDDGRTDAVVTNLFDPVTLLVNRTGDANPDSAIAFQLIGTSDHRDAIGGSVTVTTDSSKWTRQRLAGNGFQSSNQNRLHFGVGRGVTVVDAEVRWPGGQSGQATGLRTGHVYRWVQGSQRPVPLRRLQAEPLKP, encoded by the coding sequence ATGAATTCATCACTCCGTCGCATCACCGGGCTGTGGGCCGCGCTGACTTGCGGTCTGGTCTTGTTGGGATGTCAGGGCGATCGCGATGGGATCAACGATTCCGATTCGTCCGGATCGCAGGCGGCCGCACCTCAGGCACCATCCGCGACCGATGACACGTCGACGTCAATCGACGAAATGCGACAGCTGGTTGCATCGGAGCAGTATGACCAGGCCGAAACGCTGGTCACGGACGTGCTGATCCGTCGTGGTGACGATCCCGCGGTGGTCGAAGTCTGCGGCGATGTTGCCGCGGGACGAAACGCACACCAGGATGCGATCGACCGCTATCAATTGGCAGTCGACTTGACCGCGAATTCTGGCGATTCGCCCTCTGCGGAATTGCTGGACAAGTTGGCAAGGCAGTGGATGAATGCGGGTCGTCCTTTCGAATCGCTGGAGATCTTGGAACGCTTGGTGCGTCAGTATCCGGCCCGGGATCAGTCGCGAACCGACCTTGCGGGTTTGCAGTTGGCGCTGGGATTGGAAAATCGTGCCGAACCTCACCTGCGGTATCTGATCCAACGTGGCGTCGGCGCGATGGGCGAACTGATCGTCTTGACCGATATCACACGACCGCAAAGCGACCGTGCCATTTGTGAATTCGCGTTGCAACAGAACCCGGGTGACCTGCGTCCGCGGTACAGTCTGGTACGCCACGATGTTTACGAGGGACGCTGGGCACAATCGCTGGATGATCTGCGGTCCGTTTGGCAACAGCACCCTGAGTTCCCCGAGGCCAGCGCGTATTACGGTCGGGCGTTGATCGAGACGACTGAACCACAAAGCGGCGACACGTCTCCGATCGCCCAGTGGGAACAAGCGGTTACACCGGAGACAAAACGTCTGTCCGCCTACTGGATGGCGGTCGGACGCTGGGCGGAAAAGAATCGCCGGGTCAAGGCATCAGCGGTGGCGTTTTGGAATGCGGCAAGACTGAACGAAAATGATGGCGAGGCGTTGGGCAAGTTGTCCGGTGCGTTGGCGGAACTGGGACGCGGCGACCAGGCCGCCGAAGTGGCAGGTCGTGCGGCGGACATCAACGCCATGCGTGACGCGGTGGAAGCCTTGTTTTCGTGGAAGAAGCACTCGCAGCGTGCCTCGGTGATGATCGTCCGGTCCATGGATCGGCTGGGCCGCGCTTGGGAAGCCGCCTCATGGGCCCGGCTGGCCACGATGATGCAGCAAGACCCTGATCCCAGTGCGATGGAAGTCTTCCAACGCATCCGTGCCGGAATGACCGCCACGACGCCTTGGCAGGATCCCACGAAACTGGTTGCTCGAAAGATTGATCTGTCCAGTATCGCGGCTGACTTGAGCAACGAGCGTCGCACCAGCCCCGCCGAAGTGGACGTCAACACAACCGGTCCGCCGATTCGATTCGTCGACCAGGCGGCCGAGCGAGGTTTGGACTATGTGTGCGACATCGGCCCGGCCGAAAATGGCGAAGCGGGCTTGTACATCTATCAATCCGGTGGTGGCGGCGCCGGCGTGATCGATTACGACCTGGACGGTTGTCCCGATTTGATGCTGACGTCTTGCGGTGGGACGCCGCGCAAGGCCGATTCGACAACCAACCGATTGTTCCGAAACGTCGATGGCCGGTTTGTTGATGTGACCGAGGCCAGCGGGACCGGTGACGCCTTCTTTTCACAAGGCGTTGCGGTCGGTGATATCGATTCCGATGGCTTCCCCGATTTGATCGTCGCGAATTTCGGGCGCAATCAATTGCTGCGCAACAACGGCGACGGAACGTTTCGCGACGTCACACGGCAATTCGGCTTCGGCGGTAACCAGTGGACCACTTCGCTGGCGATCGCGGACATCGACGGTGACGCGTTGGCGGATGTTTTCGAGGTCAACTACATCGGTGGCGACGACGTGATCGACCGCAAATGCATGCGGGAAGGCACGAACCAACATCGATCGTGCGCGCCACTGGTTTTTCCTGGCGAAGCGGATCGGTTTTGGCGGGGCACCGGAACGAATCGCCTGGCCGACACGACCGTGACAGCCATGGACGTGAACCAGACCGGTGGCGGCCCCGGACGCGGCTTGGGGTTGGTCGTCGGCGACTTGGACCGGCAAGGCGGAATGGACGTCTATGTGGCCAACGACATGTCGGCCAACCATTTTTGGACCACCGTGCAGACGCCGGCATCGCCGGAAGGTTCGCCGACGGTGCTGCGCGAACAAGGCGCGCTGGCCGGAGTCGCCTTTGACGGGCGTTCCCTTTCGCAGGCTTCGATGGGGATTGCCGCCGATGATGCGGACAACGACGGTGACATCGATCTCTACGTGACGCACTTTACCGACGACTACAACACGTTCTATTCCCAAGTCAGTGGTGGATTGTGGGCGGACCGCACCGAAGGGTTGGGGCTGGTCAAGCCGACGATGGCAATGCTGGGGTTCGGGACCCAGTGGATCGACGCGGACAACGACGGATGGTTGGAATTGGTGGTCGCCAACGGGAACGTCGACGATTTTTCACACAGCGGTCATGCGTATCGGATGCCGATGCAACTGTTTCGTCGTGACCCAAGCGGTCGCTACCGGGCGGAATCGTCCGATCAGTTGGGGCCCGCGATGTCCGCGGAACGCTTGGGACGTGCGTTGGCGACGCTGGACGTGGATGATGACGGCCGGACCGATGCGGTGGTGACCAACCTTTTCGATCCCGTGACTTTGTTGGTCAATCGTACCGGGGACGCGAATCCAGATTCCGCGATCGCGTTTCAGTTGATCGGCACATCCGATCATCGCGATGCGATCGGCGGTTCAGTGACCGTGACAACGGATTCATCGAAGTGGACGCGTCAACGTTTGGCGGGCAATGGTTTTCAATCCAGCAACCAGAATCGATTGCACTTCGGCGTCGGCCGTGGTGTGACGGTGGTGGATGCCGAAGTGCGTTGGCCCGGCGGCCAGTCGGGCCAAGCGACGGGCTTAAGAACCGGTCACGTGTACCGATGGGTCCAGGGTTCCCAGCGTCCCGTCCCGCTTCGGCGCCTGCAGGCCGAACCGCTCAAGCCATAG